In Onychostoma macrolepis isolate SWU-2019 chromosome 06, ASM1243209v1, whole genome shotgun sequence, one DNA window encodes the following:
- the zgc:113227 gene encoding uncharacterized protein zgc:113227: MAHHSRCLQVCLLVLRTYFNIQSNLMQCLYAVQRQCHRQRLRSRRQIALVIMRRRTSAVWSYPREHKWWDTIVPEFTPEQFIQNFRVSRESFEYICCRLKHVLERRNTNFRLCIPVKKRIAIALWKLATGSEYRSVSQLFGVGVSTVFNCVQDFCNAVIKVLLPVHIKFPDSRKLKEMADVFENRWNVPQCVGAIDGSHITIIAPEKYPLDYFNRKGWHSIVMQAVVDGKGLFWDLCVGYPGSVHDARVLRQSYLWKILNDGHPLNQSKVHISGCDVGYYLIGDSAYPLQNWLMKPFPDTSRLTPQQQRFNLRLSSASSVVDLSFGKLKARWRCLLKRNDCKLELIKKMVLTCCVLHNICEERGDPFNEDPSAIHVNIQPPVQPLTEHGQPEGTDIRAALLDYFNRQDSEIIQVAV; encoded by the exons atggcGCACCACAGTCGTTGTTTACAGGTCTGTCTTCTAGTTTTGAGAACGTATTTTAACATCCAAAGTAATTTAATGCAATGTCTTTATGCCGTCCAAAGACAATGTCATAGACAACGTCTACGCTCAAGACGACAG ATAGCCTTGGTGATCATGAGAAGACGGACGTCTGCTGTGTGGTCCTATCCTCGAGAGCACAAGTGGTGGGATACCATTGTACCTGAATTCACTCCAGAACAGTTCATCCAGAATTTCCGGGTCTCACGGGAGTCTTTTGAGTACATCTGTTGTCGTCTCAAGCATGTGCTTGAACGAAGGAACACCAATTTCCGTTTGTGTATACCTGTGAAAAAACGAATTGCCATTGCCCTTTGGAAGCTTGCCACTGGCAGTGAGTACAGAAGTGTCAGTCAGCTTTTCGGGGTTGGCGTGAGCACTGTATTCAACTGTGTGCAGGACTTCTGCAACGCTGTAATTAAAGTTCTTCTGCCTGTACACATTAAATTCCCAGATTCTAGAAAGCTGAAGGAGATGGCAGATGTGTTTGAAAATCGCTGGAATGTCCCTCAATGTGTGGGTGCAATAGATGGAAGCCACATTACAATAATAGCACCAGAAAAATACCCTCTCGACTATTTTAACAGGAAAGGGTGGCATTCAATAGTAATGCAAGCTGTAGTGGATGGCAAAGGGCTTTTCTGGGATTTGTGTGTTGGCTATCCTGGGAGCGTACATGATGCAAGGGTCCTAAGACAGTCATATTTGTGGAAGATATTGAATGATGGACACCCGTTAAACCAAAGCAAAGTGCACATCTCTGGTTGTGATGTTGGATACTACCTGATTGGAGACTCAGCCTATCCCTTGCAAAACTGGCTGATGAAGCCATTTCCAGACACGAGCAGACTAACACCACAGCAGCAGAGGTTCAATCTCAGGTTGAGTAGTGCAAGTTCAGTTGTGGACTTGAGTTTTGGAAAGCTAAAGGCAAGATGGAGGTGTCTCTTAAAAAGGAATGACTGTAAACTGGAGCTGATAAAGAAGATGGTTTTGACCTGCTGTGTGCTACACAATATCTGTGAGGAACGTGGAGACCCCTTCAATGAAGACCCTTCCGCTATCCATGTGAACATACAGCCTCCCGTTCAGCCATTAACAGAGCATGGACAACCAGAAGGGACTGATATACGAGCGGCATTATTAGACTACTTTAACAGACAGGACAGTGAAATTATTCAAGTTgcagtttaa